The genomic region AACGTACGTTCACGAAATTAAAAGAAAACAAGGTTTATGTGGTACCTACTTTGCATATTGGAAAAATACTGAGCTATTTGGATGAAACGGACCATACCGATGACCCCTATTTAAAGTACATGGGCAAAGGCATAATCAAAACATACCAAGGTCGAATAAATGGTGCGTTGAACGCTTCCAAAAAAGTACGTGCCGACCGTAAAAACTTAGACGCATTTTTTGGAAAATTGGCCAAATCGCTAAACGATTCGGAGGTTGGACTCTTAGCGGGCTCGGACAGCGGAGCGTTCAATTCGTATACTTATCCGGGAGTTTCATTGCACGAGGAATTAAAGCAAATGGTTGCCAATGGTATTTCACCTTTGGATGCCCTGCGGGCCTCCGCACCCAATGGGGCCGATTTTCTAAAGCAAGATGCCGATTACGGCATATTGAGCGTAGGTAAAATAAGCGATTTGGTACTGTTGGATGCCAATCCGTTAGAGGATATTGCCAACACGAAATCGATACATACCGTCGTCAAAGGGAACACAATTATCAATAAGGATAAACTGAACGAATTGCTGAATACTGCAATTCAAAATTGAAACATCTCACGAAAAACAGGCATAACCCCCATATTGATTTTTACCCCTACCGGTAACGGATATCAATAAAATAAGTCCTACAGCCACTCATATCAACGATGGCAAAAGTATTTATTGAAATGGAAAAGGGAACTGTTCCGGAAAATGATCAAGTTGCTGCTGACCTTGGAAAAATAAGTATCCAAAACAATAAAAAACAACGACATGTACAAAACAATCAGTATCGGCACTTGAAAATGCTTAATGTCCAGTCTTACTGAAATACACGCATCTTTTCATACACCGTGACCTATACAAAGCGTATTGGAGAAATTTTAAGTTTCCGTCCGGACTGCAAGTCAGAGTTTTTTGTTTTGTGTTTGCTTATTTTGATGGTTTATTTCAAAAGATACAACAGACTTCATGAACAAGCCATATTTTTTAATATGGTACTAGATTCTCTAATTTGATAAATTCAATGTTTTTGATTCGTTTTTTCCATGTGCTCTCTAAAAAATCTTGTCAGTTCCAAATAAGTAGGTTTTGAGCCTCGAACTTTATCCTTCTATTTTTCTTGGCTGAAAAGGTTTTTCTGTTGTATTACGTCAACTCGTTCAATTTTACCCTCTTCATCAAAAGTGAAAATTTCCACAACTGAACTTCCTTCTTTTCTATCAGGGGTAAGCCAAACCTTGTCATGCATGATAAGCCTGTTGTCAATTTCAGCTAAATGTTGTATCTCATTTCGAACTTCCGGATGATTTTTTAGATGTTCTGCCCGATTATTGTATAACGCTTCAATTCCATCAACTTTTAATACAAAACTACCATCTTCGCCATACATGTATACTTTTACATTTTCGCTAAAATTGTCAACGTACATCTTAGCGTCTTTTCTATTTACAGCACTTACAATACTTCTAGCTCTATCCTGTTTAGACCTCTCTTGGGCATTTGAAAGTATAGGAAGTAACATCGTAATAACCAATACAAAAAAATGTATTCTTTTCATTTTATTTATTTTTAATATTTAGTATGATAATTTTAAATACAACAAGTAATTAAATTCTGTTTAAGTTATTAATTTACACAACTTAATAACGAAAATGAATAAAAACTCGTTAGAAAAATATTGGACCCAAAGATACCAAGATCAAAATACAGGTTGGGATATTGGTTATGCATCTACTCCCATAAAAGAGTATATAGATCAGCTGACCGATAAAAAATTAACCCTCCTAATTCCCGGAGCGGGCAATGCCTACGAAGCGGAATATTTATGGGAGCAAGGTTTTACCAATACCTTTGTGATGGATATTTCCAAAATGCCCTTGCAAGCCTTTAAAGAACGAAATCCCGATTTCCCGCAAGACCAATTACTCTTAACCGATTTTTTTCAACACCGGGGGAAGTACGACCTCATTCTTGAACAAACCTTTTTCTGCTCTTTCGTCCCGACCCATAAAAACCGAAACGTCTACGCCGAACATATAGCCAAACTCTTAAAGCCCAAGGGGAAATTAGTAGGTGTTTGGTTTGATATTCCCCTTACGGGCGATATGGAAAAGCGTCCATTTGGGGGCAGCAAAGAAGAATATCTTAATTATTTAAAGCCCTATTTTACCATCAAAACCTTTGAGCGTTGTTACAATTCCATTTCGCCACGGCAGGGCAATGAACTCTTTGGGATTTTTGAAAAAAAGTAATCTTTCAGGTCAAAGTACAGCAACACGACTTTAACCGTCTTAACGTTCCTTTAAGAATTCCTCTATTGGTTTTTGGTATCTTTAAGCGACAAATTAACTTACCGATAACATGAAACAAAAATTACTTTTCCTTACGGTGCTTTTTGCATCGGTTTCCCTTTGCGCACAAGAATTTAAAATGAATCTGGTCCAAGATTTAAAACCAAGAAATATAGGTCCTGGCGGTATGAGCGGTAGGGTAACCGCAATTGACGTGGTGGTAGATGACCCGGATGTCATGTACGTGGGTACGGCATCAGGCGGATTATGGAAGTCTACCTCTGCCGGTATTACATGGGAGCCCATTTTTGATAAGGAGCTCACGGCTTCTGTCGGGGCGGTCGCCGTACAGCAATCCAATCCATCCGTGATTTGGGTGGGTACTGGAGAAGGCAACCCGAGAAATAGCTTAAATGGCGGTTATGGTGTGTATAAATCTTTGGACGGTGGCAAAACATGGAAAGCTATGGGACTGGAAAAGACACGGCACATCCATCGTATTAAAATAGACCCAATGAACCCGAACACGGTTTACGTTGGGGCCATAGGCTCGCCATGGGGCGAGCATCCCGAACGTGGCGTGTTCAAAACTACCGATGGCGGCGAAACTTGGGAAAAAATACTTTTTGTAAACAATAAAACAGGGGTTGCCGATTTGGTCATGGACCCGACAAACCCCAATAAACTCATCGCCGCAATGTGGGAACATAAGCGCGACCCGTGGTTTTTTAAATCAGGGGGTGCCGGTAGCGGGTTGTACATGACGCATGACGGGGGTACAACCTGGAAAAAACTATCGGATGAGGACGGTTTGCCCAAAGGGGATCTAGGCAGAATAGGTATCGCCATTGCTGCTGGAAAACCAAATATTGTGTATGCCTTGGTAGAGGCTAAAAAAAATGCCCTTTACAAGTCTGAGGATGGTGGGTTCAAATGGAAAAAAATCAACGACAAATCGGATATCGGCAACAGACCTTTTTACTATTCGGAAATCTACGTAGACCCACAGAATGAAAATAGGGTCTATTCCGTCTTTACCTATGTAAACGTGTCACAAGACGGAGGTAAAAATTTCACCGAGCTGATGCCCGCTTACAATGTTGACAATGGTGTACACCCTGACCACCATGCCTGGTGGATTCATCCCGAAAATGGCGATTTTATGCTCAACGGAAATGATGGGGGGCTTAACATTACCCGTGACGGTGGTAAATCATGGCGATTTATAGGAAACCTTCCCGTTGCACAATTTTATCACATTAATGTGGACAACGAGTATCCTTACAATGTTTATGGCGGTATGCAGGACAATGGTTCTTGGAGAGGTCCCGCCTATGTATGGAAAGCCCAGGGTATTCGTAACAGCTATTGGCAGGAAATCGCCTTTGGCGATGGTTTTGATGTGGTACCCGATAGGGACGATTCACAATACGGTTATGCCATGAGCCAACAAGGTTTTGTATCCAGATATGACTGGAAAACCGGCAATAATTACATTGTTCGCCCTACCCCGCCCGATGCAAAAACCAAACTGCGATTCAATTGGAACGCGGCCATAGGCCAAGACCCATTTGATAATAGCACAGTGTATTTTGGAAGCCAATTTGTACATAAAAGTACGGATAAGGGACTCACTTGGAACGTTATTTCCCCCGATTTGACCACCAACGATCCCGAAAAACAAAAACAGAGCGAAAGTGGTGGCTTGACCATGGATGCTACCGGAGCGGAAAACCATTGTACACTTTTGGTAATCGAACCATCTACCTTGGAGAAGGATATGCTATGGACAGCTTCGGATGACGGTCGAGTACATTACACACAAAACGGGGGTGCCGATTGGATTGAGGTTACCCAAAACATAAAAGGTCTGCCCAAAGGAAGTTGGGTGACCCAAATAAAGGCATCCAACAAAAATAAGGGAGAGGCCTTGTTGGTTGCCAATGATTACCGCAGGTTTAATTATACACCATATGCCTACCGTACCAAAAATTATGGGAAAACTTGGGAGCGTATCGTAGATGGCAATGATATTCAAAGTTACACGCTGAGCATTGTCGAGGATATTGAAAACCCTAATTTGTTGTTCTTGGGCACCGACGATGGCCTGTACATTTCTTTTGACGCCGCCACAACTTGGCAAAAATGGACGGAAGGTTTCCCTACGGTTTCCACAAAAGATTTGGTGATCCAACCCCGAGAGCATGATTTGGTCATAGGAACTTTTGGCCGTGCCGCGTGGGTGTTGGATGACATTCGCCCCTTACGGGCTATCGCCTCGGACAAGTCAATTCTAGCCAAGGAAGCGAAACTATTCACTCCGCCAACTGCTTACCAAGCCGCATATCAACAACCTACA from Costertonia aggregata harbors:
- a CDS encoding nuclear transport factor 2 family protein — translated: MKRIHFFVLVITMLLPILSNAQERSKQDRARSIVSAVNRKDAKMYVDNFSENVKVYMYGEDGSFVLKVDGIEALYNNRAEHLKNHPEVRNEIQHLAEIDNRLIMHDKVWLTPDRKEGSSVVEIFTFDEEGKIERVDVIQQKNLFSQEK
- a CDS encoding methyltransferase domain-containing protein — its product is MNKNSLEKYWTQRYQDQNTGWDIGYASTPIKEYIDQLTDKKLTLLIPGAGNAYEAEYLWEQGFTNTFVMDISKMPLQAFKERNPDFPQDQLLLTDFFQHRGKYDLILEQTFFCSFVPTHKNRNVYAEHIAKLLKPKGKLVGVWFDIPLTGDMEKRPFGGSKEEYLNYLKPYFTIKTFERCYNSISPRQGNELFGIFEKK
- a CDS encoding WD40/YVTN/BNR-like repeat-containing protein; the protein is MKQKLLFLTVLFASVSLCAQEFKMNLVQDLKPRNIGPGGMSGRVTAIDVVVDDPDVMYVGTASGGLWKSTSAGITWEPIFDKELTASVGAVAVQQSNPSVIWVGTGEGNPRNSLNGGYGVYKSLDGGKTWKAMGLEKTRHIHRIKIDPMNPNTVYVGAIGSPWGEHPERGVFKTTDGGETWEKILFVNNKTGVADLVMDPTNPNKLIAAMWEHKRDPWFFKSGGAGSGLYMTHDGGTTWKKLSDEDGLPKGDLGRIGIAIAAGKPNIVYALVEAKKNALYKSEDGGFKWKKINDKSDIGNRPFYYSEIYVDPQNENRVYSVFTYVNVSQDGGKNFTELMPAYNVDNGVHPDHHAWWIHPENGDFMLNGNDGGLNITRDGGKSWRFIGNLPVAQFYHINVDNEYPYNVYGGMQDNGSWRGPAYVWKAQGIRNSYWQEIAFGDGFDVVPDRDDSQYGYAMSQQGFVSRYDWKTGNNYIVRPTPPDAKTKLRFNWNAAIGQDPFDNSTVYFGSQFVHKSTDKGLTWNVISPDLTTNDPEKQKQSESGGLTMDATGAENHCTLLVIEPSTLEKDMLWTASDDGRVHYTQNGGADWIEVTQNIKGLPKGSWVTQIKASNKNKGEALLVANDYRRFNYTPYAYRTKNYGKTWERIVDGNDIQSYTLSIVEDIENPNLLFLGTDDGLYISFDAATTWQKWTEGFPTVSTKDLVIQPREHDLVIGTFGRAAWVLDDIRPLRAIASDKSILAKEAKLFTPPTAYQAAYQQPTGSRFGADALYNAENKKAGAMITYYLKEGKKKADKPEKNDGNEDENTGSEKDGTSGDTDDKKELTGVQKKDSVQFDFYDGDRLIRTLKYKTPEKAGFHRIYWGMDEKGPDRPSRKISKRKNEPGGIDVRPGTYIIKMSFGEITDETTVTVKPDPRLNVNTASVNEVYETGKKIQDMTQIAANAVKQLVESKNVAHKYQKELKDMDKEKFKEQIKASKDIVKQIDSVIALYIGKEDKRQGITRNPEITVMQRIGNAGYYTGTRQNGITKTEKDLIRYAEQELKSALEKTNVFFNDTWKAYREEIEKLEVSPFKATKTFTMRP